In Citrus sinensis cultivar Valencia sweet orange chromosome 3, DVS_A1.0, whole genome shotgun sequence, the sequence TGCGAACACGCTTTTAAACTGTGAGTTTCACaggtttatttttaaaacaaattattaagcCGAACTTAAACCAAACAACTTAAAAGTGTGTtcgtataaaaaaataataataataagggcGCCATactacacacacatataatattttaactttggaaattttttaattcaaaattaaaatgcgAGATTAAAGTTCGAGAtgagtttacaatattataaatttatccgGAATTTTGGTTCTCGGCTTGAAGCTTAATGACTGTAACTAGGAATGGCAAAAATCCCTACGaggacgggtaccctcggggattttccccattcggggagggtatggagataatttcatacccaatttcttatttgggGAAGAGacggagaaatttttttacccaatttcttattcgggaaggggacggggatgaggtagaatccccatcccctacccatttccccattttaatttttaattttattttaatttttaaaattactagtaaataaataataaaattataaatattggtaaaaataaaaaaaatcaaaaaatcaaaatatttatattattaaacttttaggcctaattaactaattaaagccctaaatttttatttaggacattaaaaagaccgagtagattctattagcctaattttttttattttaatattctttaaatattttaaacttaaatctattttttatttatttttagatgttataattgcccacagcgaatcacaattttaatatctaatctaatctaatataatatttgctcttgatttgctccgatttaactattgtgttgtaaagggaatagtctacatttataaaatgcccacgccaccattgaaaaagttaattttgaatctaaattcgattttatttataacaattttgcattagactattaatttgttcatgatagtttgtaaaagaagtttgtatcccttgcatgctgcgttacttactaatttaatgtatgtgaaaTTTGTAATggtattaatgtaagatatatttcgaactttacttttatttgaattttttattttaatatgattaactcaaaatcgaaaacaaaaaaaatgtattagttattcggggatcggggaccctcagggatcccctgttattattcggggaggggatgaggattctctcaagtaattctgatggggacggggacatacgcaaaatatcggggataggtacggagattggtcccctcccctcccctccccattgccatccctacctGTAACTTACATGCAATGATTGTTCCTCTTTGCATCAGATttcataatacaaaattgtccACAATGAGTTTCCAAAAGCAAAACAACacaattagaataaaaaaagttcCGACAGTTTATAACCAAACTAACCAAGACTTCATCAGTAATGAAACTTCAAATTCATCCAATATCAATGCAGTATAAAGCAATAACAGTTTATGGCTAGGGTGATGACAGATTGATAATAGCtgcaaaatttcaattaaaggAGACAAAAACACTGGCTACGAACCATGCACGATTCATGAGTTGAGGCTATAACCTATATGAAACAAAAACTATAAACGATATTCCATGATTATTGACCTATATTTCAATCTGGAAAGAGGAAACTCATTATCTCAAACCCATCTACAACAAACATAAGTCTAAAAAATGTCATAGTTGTCTACATATAGTTATCCAGTTTTCATAAATTACACAGAACTATTAACAAATGAACTATTTTTCGTGTCACAAAATTGTGCATCTTAAAGCTCCTTTCACAACATCAACTCCAGtgtagccaaaaaaaaaaaaaaaatcttcttttcAAGGAAAAACGACTAAAAGATCCATTAAATTTAGGGATCGCAATGGATTGGATCTGACCCAAGATCCACgtgatccaaatccaatcggATCGAATTTGGGTcgatttaaaatgaatttgaattagatttGGACATTGATATGCGGATCTGGAGCAAGTCTGAATCTATCTTAACatctaaatccatatccatattcaccctttttttttttttttttttaaaagtttcctatcaattgtgaaattataatgataatacaTTTTATTCATAGTATATTAGTGGTATTTACCATGCATTTAAACTCTTAAATCTTAAAggttagttttgtaaatttagaTGTCAGCCAGCCCCAAAACATGTATATgcaatattcaaattgcaaGCCAAGTAATATAACCTagcaatttatttaattatattggccaaataatttttaaggaatataaagattcatatatttagtcaaatatggtcataatcaaaataataaagcactgaatataaaatcatatttaatttatatgtcattatcTAATGTTGTAGGAGTGAGGGTGGATGTGTCATggatattataataatgaaggAGATAGTAGAATATTAGATTGATCTTACTCCTACAATTACTTttgaagaatattttattatctttcttatttgttattttgatataaaagtataagatacaatatttattatatttttgagaaaaattatataatttaattgttatcaatacattttagccttcaattttcattctaaaaaattattacttttttattgctgaatttttaaaattcatgacAGATTTAGAGtatatttggattttaattttttcagatttggagcacatataaatatttatttctttttttttatctggaTATAGAGCGAAAAATATGAATTCATAACAGATCTGGAGTAGATacgaaatttttattatggataTGAATCTGGAATATAGTAGATCCAACCCATATCTGAcccattgtcatccctaattAAAATACATCCCACCCCAAAATAACCCGAAAAGGACATAGTAACTGCTCACGACCcatcaacaaaacaaaatcacgAGCCAtctacaaaacaaaataaacaatctaaaaAATAGGAGAGTTTCACAAGTCAATTTTGGGTATTGTGTCTAATTGAAACTACGTTCAACCCACGTAGGTGGTGCAATACGGCTGCGATGGCGAAACTTACCCTTAAAATATGGGACCATACTACCATCTTGAATATTGTAGATTCCCATGTCTTTGCCTCCTCCTCTCCGTCGTCTAGCCATATACGAACGCCAAGAGTCATCGGTGAAGTAAATAGAATTAGGTATGCAAATGGAAGAGTCTAATACTTGAACAGATAAAGAAGAATTGTGACCCAAGAACAGAGCTCTATTTCCTATATCCTTGATCTCCATCCATGTATTTGCGAACAGGTCTACTTTAAAAACCTGAAATGCATAAGTTCCGCGGCAAGAATTGTAATTCTCACTGGGGTACGCTCTTCGTCGCCAGACGACCAATAATGTACCGTCTGATTCTACCAAATATAATTTCTCGAAAAGCATACCATCAACAATCTCAGATGGCATCTTAGCCACTAGTTCTCTAACACTAGGATCATCACCACTTAAATCCCAAGCCATTATCTCCCCAACAGCATCTACGGCataaaacttttctttgtAATAGACAACATCGAAAACCCATGAAGACTTGTCCGCAGTGATCCAATTTTTTTGGCCACGTTTAAAATACGCCAATTTTCTTGGACTCCCATAAATAACCATTACGGCAAAATCCGATTCCAACAAATTACTCGTggttaaaacaaatttttcgATGAAATTTCCCTTGCCTGTAATATTTGAAAGATTAACGTACCAATCTTCAAATGCCTTTACATTCGGAAGTTCAATTTCAGCACGTGAAAAAGGATGCACAAGAGTTAAGCTCAAATCTCGAGCCATGCTTAGAAGCCAACCTTTTGAAGACAGGCATCTGTTATTGTCATCTGCTGCCGCTGCTTCTGGTAAGCAAAATTGACAAGTCATTGCATTTGCCGGATTGAAGAAACGGTGCCGATTGCCGTCGCCGTCGTCGTCTGGTGGAAGTAAAAGGAGAGGCATCTGATCAGACTTGTATCTAAAATTCTTGATATTTGTCGCTGATCGCCAAGAAGTGCAAACCCAACGAAAGGCCACAAAGTCTTGGTAGAATTTTATCCGCTCAGCGATTTCGACTACAAGGTCTTGATTAAGTTCTGACCAATTCGTCATTAGAAAACTGATAACCTTAGAGACGGAGAAGTGATAGAGAAACCCTAAAATAAGCCAATTTTAAGAGAAGGGGAGCTATCTATGCAAAATTCCACGACTCTCGCTAAAGCagtaaattaacaaaatcgCCCACTAAATCCTTATTATATATAGATAGTAGAccatacttatttattatagttaaaaaaaaaaaaacacgtaTCTTAAGTTGATCAGGAAACCTTATGTTAATTAGAAACACGTATCTTAAGTTGATCAGGAAACGTGCACTCATTGATTAGAGTCCTTCACACTTCCGAGTTCCAATAAGAAGTAAGAAAGACCgatttactaataatattttgtaagCAACGATTGTTAATGAATGAAtggtttgtgtttttttcaaAGCAGGCATTTgctttgtttttatattacaCTTAAATACTATTGTGTATTAAATTGTCAATTTTGCTCCCCAACATTGTGAACAATTACTGACTGGCTTTGCTTTGCTTGTGTCTGCCTGTCTGGACGGACGTACAAGTTCACCAACTGGTAGATAACTTTTAGTTCACGTCACCCACATCAACTAAAATGTGACAACTCAGGATCCACCAGATACGACATTACTTATGGCAATTGAAAAATCCTTAGCCTGCCACATATTAGAACGTTTTTGTGTTAGCTTCTACTCAAAATCATAATTGAAAAACGAATGGAAAATATATTCAAAGTTCAGAAGATTCATAGTCATACCCAATCAACTGAGTTCCAATTCACATTGCTTCTGGTATGTAAATTTGGAAGTACGAATGTAGCATCTTGGATGTCAAGTGTGTGCCGGAGTTCGCTGCTCTTGCAAGAATTGTCTTCCAACTTTCAAAAGCCAACGGCTGCAGTAGAAGCCAAAAGATGTTCCTAAAAACGTAGATGCTATGAAAGAAATGCTGTTTAAGAAGCAGAACTAAACCTTATCACGATTCCACTgtccaaaatataaataaataaataacatttgATAGATTCGTTTTGGCATGAATAAGCCAAAAGTGGCATCTTAAACACTCGTTCAATCACGTAGATTTAAATTGCTGGCATTATTATACTTGAAAATAAGAGAACAGACAAAGGCACTTGGGATAAGGATACCTTGGGAGAGAGTCTTCAGTAACATATACAGCACTAGAATTCGAATTCAACTCTGATATAGTCGTAAATGGTGGGTCAAGTTCTGTATGGAGATAACTGAGTCCACGAGCAATGCCTataacaattttcaaattccgTGCCCAAGCGAGTTGGCATCGTCCTCCATCTGCAGCCACATTGGATGCTCAggtttaaaataatgaaacatTGTAGATAAACTAATtctgtaaaaaataaacttgactTACAATGTAGATGCTCATATGGTGTTCCATTTGGTGCATAATTGAAAGCCAACATTCCTGTAAATGGGGAGCTCTCTCCACAATAGCAAAATAACTTTCATGTATTCTTGCGATTTATTCTTGCCAAGTCTGCCACCCGAAAGTCCATACAGCTGAAAACTTTacatttcatttttccaaGTTTATAACTTTGACTCGGTGTCAGGCTTTACATTTAAACTTCCTGTAGTTAAATAGAGCTCAAGATAGACAGCCCAATGTTCTTCATTAATGCAGATGGATATCAAAGCAATCTCAGGCCCACCAACCTTCATGGTGCCCTTGCAGATCAAACTGTCTGGTGAAGAGCCAATGATGTTGCTGAAGTCTTCATAGGCTACTTTCCAAATCTCAGAATCTGTACGACAATCCCACcgttttaataaatattttgttgggTAATAAACTGAACTGGAACTGAGGCAGACATATTAATCGCCAAGTAATGAATACATGATCCTTCACACTGGCCAATTCCTTCCAAGGGATTATAGTAGAATGTTTGCATCTGCTTCTCTGAAGTGCGGTGACAGCAGCAATAAGAAAGAGAAAACCAAACATTCCACCAGTCACTATTTCAAGACCCAAAAGCCAGGCAGGTCTTGATGCAGACTGACGCTTGGATACATCTGCAGCTGCTCGATGCTTAGGGATTAACGCGGCATGGGTGCTGGCAGAAGGAAAACCACCTAGAAgagaaatttttgttatttgaaattgaatggtAAAACCATGTCAAAAACCAGTATTGGAAACTTCAACTGGACAAGTAGTTGATGATATTTCACGATAAATACGTAAACTTTAAAATACATTCAATTGCAGAACTGAAATCAGCATTTCCACATCTGCAGAATTGTTCCGTAACGAAGAAACTGTAACCAAACGAAATCTGACCCTGCAGCaaggaaaaatcaaaagatgCATGATCTTAGTTTAATTGCCAGAGATATACTATGGAGTAAAGATAGTCCAACTGATACATTATGCAGAATTGTTACgtaatgaagaaaatgtaaGCAAACAAAACCTGACCTTGAAGCAAagacaaatcaaaataagtgTGATCTTAGTGATATTGCGCATTAAAAGAGTATCCAGGAAACAGCCAGAAACTCAAGAGGATTAACAGCCATTTTCCCGTTTTATTGTAAcaacattttataaaatggaATATGAGGTGTACtcatcaaaaagaaatagaatttccaatcaaatcaattatgaaatccaaggtttctcttctccctcagGAAGCCATCATATTCCTATAAGCTCTGCAGCAAGCCATGTGCAACCCATAGATTGATCCTAACCATACTATATATAGCAATTTAAGATATTCTTTaacattatattttgaaaccaAATTCATGCCAATTACAGCCTGCTCCATATTGAACAATTAGCAATTTAGCATACAGACATAACAAACCTTAGCCTTCTCCATATTTCCAAGACGAAGGTTGTACCCACACCTttataaaaagagagagagacagagagaacAAGCTGACCCGGTTTGACCGCGACCCGAACCGACCTGCGAACGTGACCCGGTTGGAACTCGCTATTCCTGCCACCGTTCGGACCAAACAAGGTGCCGATGTGAATCTTAGAGGCCGACCATCACATTCCCGCCGTCCTAGAAGCCTGAAAATTGTCGAAACGCCAGCAATCGAAGCTTGAAAACCCACGCCTCAACCACCTCCGTCGCCGTTGATTTCGCCAAAATTAGGCCGTGCCACAGCTTGGGTTTTGTTTCTCACATTTCCCTCTGTCATTTCCGACTATCCAATACCGTCGGGGACGTCATTTTGCCGCCGATCGACCACTTGAGCATTCGTGGTTTCCCAGCTAGATTCCAGTGTCGTCGCCGCACGTCGGAGGTCACCACCGATACCGTTGGCGTCAGGTCGGCCAGACGTGTGTAACTCGAGCTTCCCGTCGTCGTCGGTTGACTTTCGGTCACCGTTTACCGGCAAGGGCATTTCGGTAATTTCGCACTTAAgggcaattttgtaatttcagacattgtggatattttagtaattgcTGAAATTGAGGATAAGTTGGTAATTTATGCTTTTGAGGTTAAAGTGGTAAATTGCGattttaggggtattttggtaattttgaattcaaaggcattttggtaattttttaaaatttgaaggtaattttataatttgagaatttgtagatattttggtaattgaggatatttagtaatttataattttggaatttcgaggttaattatgtaatttatgatttcaaggataatttggtaaatgatgatttcaaggataatttagtaatttataattttgaggataatttgatatattatgaTTTCGAGGGTATTTGGGCAATTTATGATTTAAACTGAGATTATTTGAGgttaaatttagaatatgtgtaaattgagaaatttgaaaatattagaGTTTATggttatgatttaattttattcttatgagagtatttttattgattttaggTTGATGATATTGATACGCATTTATTTCTCGAGGTTGTTAAAGGTAAGtaaactatatttttaaacaaatcataataaacaatatatatgtttgtcatgtttaaaaagtttattttgatatatacGGATATAGATTTATATGTTTTACCCATATATTTATGTGATGTGTTGTTATGTGTGTTTAACTGTTTATGGACATTGGCATATATATGTGTGAATGTTTTGTTTCATTGGTATGAGCTCGAAAATGCATTATGTTTTctataaaatgagaaagtGGATTTTAACAAAGagaatttgaagaaagaaaatatgttttacaattttagcTTGGATGCTTGAATTCGTTACTCGCTTAGTGGAGGACACTCTGGGTGTTATATTATAGTTAAGAGATAAGTGAGCGAGTGACGTGTCGTCGCGAAGCCCAAAGTGTATGAAAGTTAAGGGAGTGTCCTACTAAGTGGGAATCGAATCAAGGTAACCCAAGTAAgtgatttgaaagaaaatgtaaaagtttgaaaatgaCATAATGAGATTTCgattatttgttttacaatattttcGAATACCATGACACATCATCAATTTGCattgtatgtatgtatgtatatatgtatgtatgtatgtatgataTATTGGTATATAACTAGTTTACTTACTGAGTTTCGTACTTATAGTTTATTGTAATTCAGTTTTCAAAAATCATGATTAATTCATGATGAGAGACAAAGAAGACTTGAATTAAGGATGGTCGATAGTttgacataaattttaaattcttccaCTTCAGTTtgtgtaataaaattacattgaGACTAAAATTTGTGGCTtgtaaatgattatttattttttagtgtatatatatatttgagatGTAGTTAGATTTACTCTGTGGAGCTCGGGACGGGTCATTATAAAGGTAGCAGATTCCtgcttttacttttaatttcaaaggTAGTTCTTTCTTGAAAAACGGACAATTTGTGCACGTCCAATATGTTAGAGAGTTTTGTCATAAGCATTATTTTCCATGAGTATGGCAACTAGTAGATCAATCACACTCAAATCAGCATCAGATGCATGATGAAACTTAAGATGTTCCTCCAATATGCCAACATAGCGTGCACTCTGAccatattttaagaataacTGCAATAGGATAAATGACCAATTAAGTTTATCTTTACAATAACTTAGGAGAAACAATCAAGTACCAAACCGGTAGgatttcttaaatattttggaaCTTGTACGACATAGCGTATCTCTTTTCAGTAATTGTACGCTACGTCGCATATAAGTTACGGACTAGATAACATATCGTACAATTGTATAACTATATATGGTGCAATCTGACACTTCCATCCAGGACCCGTGCAAATATTGTGTGACTTGTCGTTTTTATTGTAAGCATCAAGATGACATGtgctaaataaattttcctaGAGCAAAACTATATATGACATGTCGTTTAAAACTTGATcatataaatttacttatgTGAAACTTGTTTGACATATGGTTTCTATTTTCAGAACATAAATTATGTAActttttttgtgaattaaacattgtatcatttttttattatgattcatCACATTCAATGAAAATCGAAGTTTTAAAACTTATCtcattagtttttttaataaatattgttaatttattgctTCAGAGctttagaaatttcacaaATATATCAAGAGTTACATAAGAATGCCaaatttatgaaaagaatgtaaaaaaattgcacttttttttcctttgcatTAAAAGAGACTCCAAACTATTGAAGAGAGAGGAAAGGAGGAGGAGAAGAGGACAATTGGaagcagagagaaaaagagcaaGAAAAACATGCAACAAAAGAATGTGAATGCTTGTTACCAACAATTAGTTCAGCATATGTTTATCAAAAGAATACATTTGATGGAGGTAATGAATGGACAGTGAAATATATAGCATACATCAAAACTATACatgtaaaaaacaaaaataaaaactacagCTTCATTCTGCCACAGACAATTTCTTTACAGCTCAATTAGTTAAGAACCTTTAGGGGAGTTATCTTCAGGAAGATCATCTTCATCCTCATCGTTGTAGATGTGATCAGCCATCTGCCATATTTGAATAATGTTGTCTTCAGCTACACTGGCAATAATCCAATCTTCGCAAGGGTTCCatgaaaaatcataaattttactcGTGTGACCACCACGGATAAAGAGCAACTCTGGTGGACCCTCAGCAGCTTCCTCTGGGGATTGTTCTTCACCAATCCtgcaaaagacaaaaaaaattaacaaggaTAAAGGGAAGTAGGAACACACAGCACATAATCAATCTTCCCACAtctaaattttgttattcatGATCCACTAGTTTCTGTAAAGGACCTCAGTATTGAATcgaaaattatgaaacaatTCAACGGACTTGAAGCACAAACCTGCTTGGATCCTACACCAATACCCTTCTACCAGCACAAGAAGAAGCTAGGACGGTCTCATTCTGGGGGCTCCAACCAACTTGGGAAACTTCGTCCCTCTTGTGTACATATCATCCAATAACGAAAAAGGAGAAGTTCATTAGTAAGattgaagaagaataaaagtGATCCAAATGCCAaacacactctctctctctctctctctctctctctatatatatatatataatagcaTGATATGAATGTGCAAGGGGTGAACTCCTCTTGTGAGTATCAAATGTGTGGATTGGGTTGCCAATCAGATCAAAAAACTTAACAGTTGTATCAGAAGAATCAGTTTCCAATATCCATTCATTGTGGGGATTGAAAGCTAAGCAATTAACCTAACATAATATGACAATTACACTAAGTCACAGACGTAATTTTAACCTATCTCACAATGTTAATATGAACTTAACAAGTTAACACACAGGGGAGGCAAGATAacttacataaaattaattgaggaCTAAAAgatccaaattaatttcattttcttcttgaattacaaaatgatttcatattttcagGATTCTAGCTAAGCATGACAAGATGTATTACTTGACATGAATCAACCAAAACAAACAGACTCGTACATCTAAGtgataattttgattcttaCAGAAGGAGTTCCCTGTAATGCTACAGGAAATATGTATGCACCACACGATGATAAGAGACACTTAGCGCCCCCAGTTGAAGCAAAGTTGAAGATAGAGGGACAACTTTAGAGAAGCAATAAGTTATGTAGTTAAATATTGACTTTCCTGGTTACATTTCAGCAAATGGTGAAGCCTTTTCTATTTACATTTGTCTACATGCAACCACATCCGAATTCATGAGGGAGCTCGAAAATTTTAGATAGATATATCCACCTCCTTCTGGTGAGCAATAACATCTTGGATAGGATATTTCGCTGATGGCTGTTGTAGATCCCATACAAGCAGGTATTATCATCCCCAACAGAGCCAAACAAGTAATTATGCTTCATATGCCACGCTACATCCTCTACACCAGCATTGTTAACCTATTTTATCAATATCATTGTCAATACCTCATAATTACACAGCAATGCTTGCAGATATACACTTAATGAACTGTCTAGTTAATTGGGAATAAGAATTCTAAAAACTTTTAGCAGATCAGGAGCTTTATTCAGTCAAATGAATCACTAAGATCAGATTTTTGCAGCATGATACTCTGCATTCTGCATTCCTAACTCTGTTTCTACCATTAGGCATATAACACAAACTGCACAAGTTCATTATTCATGGAGAATTGTACCTTAAAAGTCCGCAAAGCATCAAGAGCCTTATTATTAGGAGCTGCAGCAATGTCGCACAACATATTTGAGAATCATAAGCACCACTGAGCAAATGGCCCTCCTTGAATTTGCTCCATGACAACCCAGATCCTTCCGAGGTGAGGCCCCTCAGCCTCAAGTCAGGACTGAATGCACTATCCAGAGGCTTAGATGGGTGCTCGCGAGAATTAAACAAATAGACATCTCCACTAAGACTCCTGGTGGCAATAGTAGATGGGTTTTGGGGCATAAAACGAGTCCGATTTACCTCTCCATGATGATTTATTAGCTTAATTACTTGCACCTACGATGGAAGACAAACATTTGCTATATTCACACTATTGAGGCCCCAGTCTTCAAAAATCAAGAGGATCACAAAGAAACATTAGTGCATAATCGACATATGCAAACCTAGACTTCCATTGAAATTGATCCATTCCAAAAATAGCTAGAATAAACCTGATACGGCGACCAAAACTTCATGAAATTAGTATATCATGAGTTACTCTCTCATTTAAATGTCcacaattttttgaaattaattcataGCAGCAACGTATTATACATAGAATTGCTCAAATATTGTTGTGCATTGCAGTTgacaatttctatttttaattaactttttttagtAAGAGTTAAAAGGACCAAATTTAAACAAGAGAATTTATACATTATTGTCTTATACTACTAATTAGCAAGATgcaataaaatgaaaagttaTGACTCAAGATTCATCATGCaattattaaatctttttgatttaattgacttaattgtctattaatattttttttaaccttagCACTGGCGACACCGGACGAGCTGGCATATTCGGAGCGATTGCCATCAAGATCAAGAGATTGGATACCAATTTCGGTGTCTTGGAGACGAGGCTTCACTTGAGCAAGCATTAGATAATCAGGTGCTTGACCGCAAGTGTCCGTCCCAAGAATCACCTTCTGGACGGTGTAGTCTTGGCCGACCGGCTTCTCAGTTCCAGGAAACCACTCGACGGTCGGAGACGGCCACTGAAGCACGTGAATGATGATCAGATCGTATAGAAACGGTGTGTTCTCCTTCCATTGCTTGTTCTCTTCGAGTATCAGCCTCTGCTTTTCTATTCTGTCATCATTGTCTTTATCATTGTcgatttttcaagaaattgaTTGAAACTGAAACAAGCAAAAATGAGGCgtgaaattgttaaataaaagtaaaaggtTTATTGCAAAATGAGTGAAAGAACAAAGAATTTACCGGAGTCGGAGATTTGATCGGAGGGCGGAGGTTTTTTAGGGCTCTGGATCGGAGCAGATAGAGAGCGCGGTGGAGGGAGCACAATGGAGAGTGGGGGATTTGGCGGGAAAAAGGATTCTGAGTGAGCGAGACTTGAGGTCATGTGAGAGGGAGGGTGCGAGTTAGTTATATCGATTGGACATGAaatggaatt encodes:
- the LOC127900732 gene encoding F-box protein At2g26160-like, translating into MTNWSELNQDLVVEIAERIKFYQDFVAFRWVCTSWRSATNIKNFRYKSDQMPLLLLPPDDDGDGNRHRFFNPANAMTCQFCLPEAAAADDNNRCLSSKGWLLSMARDLSLTLVHPFSRAEIELPNVKAFEDWYVNLSNITGKGNFIEKFVLTTSNLLESDFAVMVIYGSPRKLAYFKRGQKNWITADKSSWVFDVVYYKEKFYAVDAVGEIMAWDLSGDDPSVRELVAKMPSEIVDGMLFEKLYLVESDGTLLVVWRRRAYPSENYNSCRGTYAFQVFKVDLFANTWMEIKDIGNRALFLGHNSSLSVQVLDSSICIPNSIYFTDDSWRSYMARRRRGGGKDMGIYNIQDGSMVPYFKGKFRHRSRIAPPTWVERSFN